GATTCAGCAATTCCAGCACATATGGAATCTGGCGTTCTTTTAAAACCCGGCCGTAAATAGCAGTTAGCATTAGAATAATTTAATTCCTGCAAATATGCTAAAAAAGAAAGCGAAAAATGTATAATAACCTGAGTTCGATAATTATTTAAAAGCTCACCTGCCCGAATGTTTCATGCCCGTCCGAATGGTTTGGCCGGGCGGACAGGCGGGGAATTCATTAAAACGTAATAGACAAGGCGCATTTGTGAAGATCTATTGGGATAAACCAAGCATCCGCCCGGATGCTCCATGCGGACGGGAATGTAACGCAGCAAATTGCGTTTTATGGATTTCAAGAGGAATAGGTTTAGATTATCGTTATCGGGAGATCACTTTTTCAAGAACCCCGGCACCAAAGCACCTATTGCTAATCCAACTAAAGTAGTGACCAAAACTTTAAGTCGGTCATTTTCAAGGATATTGTCACCAATATTATCGAATAATTCTACTCCGGTATCGGCTCCAAAAATCACCTGAGAAATACTCAGGTCTTCGGCAAAAAGAAAATATCCCACAAAAAAACCGATTAATGCACCAACCACTGCGCCTATAATAATACTTCCTTTCATAATTGTTTTTTTTTGAAAAATAAGCAAAAAATAACACTTTATCCATAGTATTTACACAATATCAAGGAATCTATTAAAAACATCAGTTTTGGAACAGCTGAATTATTAAGCTGCAATAAAATCGATATGGGATTAGACATTCAGATAATTCATCAAAGCATCGTAATGATCTTTGAGATGTTCAAAGTAATCCGATTCCTGGAAAGAAGCCGTTACTTTATATTCAAAGCGCTCAAATGTAGAAATCACATGCTTCATATCGGATACATTGAGCTTTAATGTAACCTCAATTTTAGTAGAATCCCTGTGAGAAGTAATCATAGAGCTCAATATCTGTGCATTATTGGACTCAACAATTCGCGATATTTCAGTCAATGAGTAATCATTTTTATTCATCTCCAAAACTAAAATCCCCCCGGGATCTTCAATTGAGGAAAAGCTTGCCAATCTATTTATCAAACTTTCAAGTGAAATTGCCCCCTGATAGTGGTTGTGCTCATCTATTACGGGTATAATACTGAGCTGCAATTGAGCTGCAATCTTAATAACTTCAAAAATATGATCCCCTTCTTTTACAAAAGGTTTGTGCAATGAAAACTTATGTTTTCCAATAGCTTCACTAGGGTCACTTAAATCTAGAATATCTTCTTCTGAAAGCAGTCCTAAAAACTCACCTTTGTCAATTACAGGCAGGTGGTGCACACTAAACTCCTGCATCCATTCAATGGCTTTTAGCCCCGAATCGGAATTTTTAAGTGGCGGTATCACGCCTGATATGAGTTCTTTAGCAGTCATTTCCTGTTTATACGGTCAAAAAAAGATTCTGTTACCTTGTTAAACTCCTTCGGTCTTTCCATCATTGGTGCATGTCCACATTTATCCAAATAATACAACTCCGAGTTCGGGAGCAGCTTGTGAAATTCTTCTCCTGCCCTGGGAGGTGTTATTCGATCCTCTTTACCCCAAATGAGTAAAACCGGTATAGTTAAGACAGATAAACTAGCACTAAGGTTGTGCCTTAACGCAGATTTCGCCAAATGCAATATTCTCATTGCTTTCTCTTTGTCGTTCACAATTTCATAAATTTCATCTACAAGGTCGTCTGTAGCTACATCCGGGTTGTAAAATGTATACGCTGCTTTTTTTCGCACATAATCATAATCGCTTTTTCTGGGATAAGAATCGCCCAATGCATTTTCAAAAAGCCCGGAACTGCCTGTAAGCACCAGTGACTTTACACGATCTTGATGCTTCAGACAATACAGCAAGGCAATATGCCCGCCAAGTGAATTGCCCAAAATGCTGAAGTCTTTCAATGCTTTAAAATTGATAAAATCGCTCAAATAATTGACCATTCCATCAATTGAAGTCTCTTGAGCGGGCAGCGAGTATACGGGTAATACAGGAAGGTAAATAGTGAATTTATTTTCAAAATACCGGATAAAATCATAGAAATTACTCAAGGCTCCAAACAATCCATGCATCAATATAATTACAGGACCTTTACCTGTTTGATAATATTGAAAACCCTGTTCCTCAATTAATTTCATTTCCTTATTTTTCATAGCATACTCCTCAGGGCTCAAAATAAGGATAATGTTCTTAAAACAGTATATTTCATCATCTTGTTAACATAGATTTTACGAAAAGATTTTCTATCTTTGTGCTCCATTTCAGAAAATTAAAATAGAAATGAATCGGAACCAGGACATTAAGATTTTTTCAGGCAGTGGCTCTAAATATCTTTCTGACAGAATAGCAGATGCATACGGAAAAGAACTTGGGGATTTAACCATTCAGAAATTTTCTGATGGAGAATTTCAAGCAGTAATATCTGAGTCTGTTCGAGGTTCATTCTTTTTTATCATACAATCTACCTTTCCACCTTCTGATAATTTGATGGAACTGCTTATGATCATCGACAGTGCGAAAAGAGCATCTGCCGACTATATAGTAGCAGTAATCCCATATTACGGATTGGCCAGGCAAGATCGCAAAGACAGACCAAGGGTGGCCATTGGCGCAAAATTGGTAGCCAATCTTTTAGTAGCTGCTGGCGCAAACCGCATAATGACCATGGATCTCCATGCCGGGCAGATACAGGGTTTTTTCGATATCCCTGTGGATCACCTTACAAGTTCAGCTATTTTCATACCGCATATCGAGGCATTGAATTTAGACAGAAG
This genomic window from Chitinophagales bacterium contains:
- a CDS encoding CBS domain-containing protein; translated protein: MTAKELISGVIPPLKNSDSGLKAIEWMQEFSVHHLPVIDKGEFLGLLSEEDILDLSDPSEAIGKHKFSLHKPFVKEGDHIFEVIKIAAQLQLSIIPVIDEHNHYQGAISLESLINRLASFSSIEDPGGILVLEMNKNDYSLTEISRIVESNNAQILSSMITSHRDSTKIEVTLKLNVSDMKHVISTFERFEYKVTASFQESDYFEHLKDHYDALMNYLNV
- a CDS encoding alpha/beta hydrolase, whose amino-acid sequence is MKLIEEQGFQYYQTGKGPVIILMHGLFGALSNFYDFIRYFENKFTIYLPVLPVYSLPAQETSIDGMVNYLSDFINFKALKDFSILGNSLGGHIALLYCLKHQDRVKSLVLTGSSGLFENALGDSYPRKSDYDYVRKKAAYTFYNPDVATDDLVDEIYEIVNDKEKAMRILHLAKSALRHNLSASLSVLTIPVLLIWGKEDRITPPRAGEEFHKLLPNSELYYLDKCGHAPMMERPKEFNKVTESFFDRINRK
- a CDS encoding ribose-phosphate pyrophosphokinase yields the protein MNRNQDIKIFSGSGSKYLSDRIADAYGKELGDLTIQKFSDGEFQAVISESVRGSFFFIIQSTFPPSDNLMELLMIIDSAKRASADYIVAVIPYYGLARQDRKDRPRVAIGAKLVANLLVAAGANRIMTMDLHAGQIQGFFDIPVDHLTSSAIFIPHIEALNLDRSNLTFASPDVGSTKRARTYAQHFGADMVICDKYRRKANEIADMIVIGDVTGRDVIIIDDIVDTSGTLCNAARILMEKGAKSVRAFCTHPVLSGPAYERIAESELTELVVTDTIPLKQDKDTSKIVVLSVSDLFAKAMRNAHDHKSITSLFIDSQF